Proteins encoded in a region of the Anopheles ziemanni chromosome 2, idAnoZiCoDA_A2_x.2, whole genome shotgun sequence genome:
- the LOC131294737 gene encoding lysozyme c-1-like, whose protein sequence is MGVPHVRPSSRRPCFEKVSILAFVSLMLLAQSSTVRAKVFEKCPLARTFDREQISSRSLISNWVCLIMAESGADTTKLTTLPNESKSYGIFQINSKTWCREGRKGGTCNKACEDFLTDDVSDDIECAKKIYQESGFGAWKGWVNKCKQKPLPDLSGCWN, encoded by the exons ATGGGTGTTCCACACGTTCGTCCGTCGAGTCGTCGGCCGTGTTTCGAGAAAGTGTCGATTTTGGCGTTTGTTTCCCTGATGCTGTTGGCACAATCTAGCACCGTCAgggcgaaggtgtttgaaaagTGTCCGCTGGCAAGAACATTCGATCGGGAGCAGATCTCGTCGCGTTCATTAATATCCAACT GGGTCTGTCTGATAATGGCCGAAAGTGGAGCCGACACGACTAAATTAACGACGCTCCCCAACGAATCCAAGAGCTACGGTATCTTTCAG ATCAACAGTAAAACCTGGTGCCGGGAAGGACGCAAGGGTGGTACATGCAATAAGGCTTGCGAAG ACTTCCTCACCGACGACGTATCGGACGACATCGAATGTGCTAAAAAGATCTATCAGGAAAGCGGATTCGGTGCCTGGAAGGGTTGGGTTAACAAGTGCAAGCAGAAACCCCTGCCAGATCTGTCTGGATGCTGGAACTAG
- the LOC131294739 gene encoding lysozyme c-1-like, whose protein sequence is MKLGEGLVLATLACLLLAGSINAKIYTKCELAKQLTANGISRTYQGHWICLANAVSGLDSTKTTELPNQTHNYGIFQINSKEWCRVGYKGGKCNVKCEDLATDSITTAIQCSKLIQQQKGFNEWQLWQKKCKGKDLPDLSNCNAVG, encoded by the exons ATGAAGCTCGGAGAAGGACTAGTGCTGGCCACTTTGGCTTGCCTGCTTCTCGCAGGATCGATCAACGCTAAAATATACACCAAATGTGAGCTCGCCAAACAACTGACCGCGAACGGGATCAGCCGGACGTACCAGGGCCATTGGATCTGCCTGGCGAACGCCGTCAGCGGGCTCGATTCCACCAAAACGACGGAGCTCCCGAACCAGACGCACAACTATGGAATCTTCCAGATTAACAGCAAAGAGTGGTGCCGCGTGGGCTACAAGGGAGGCAAGTGCAACGTCAAGTGTGAAG ATCTTGCTACCGATAGCATAACCACCGCCATCCAGTGTTCGAAACTCATCCAGCAGCAGAAGGGATTCAACGAGTGGCAGCTATGGCAAAAGAAATGCAAGGGCAAAGATCTACCGGACCTATCGAACTGCAATGCGGTTGGGTGA
- the LOC131281209 gene encoding uncharacterized protein LOC131281209, with amino-acid sequence MTAGVAGGGSSGKQTRREAVSTTSQPSTSTSAYQSPSSGTQQQLFSIRNSSSTTNTNAKPTSGGTVVGSTNNQRQDDTSRDAKDAFSAWSTAKFVNKPNYDRKALDKRFGGTLTMPDLSDWQCPSVASSDSLECSCDLPHTLRCSGDLHGLEVIADSLRRSPYSVSLLDCTLKNVTTISDANIFQNVSLQGLVISSGEIKRVHRLAFAGIRMPLQALGLPNNALASVPMQSLGSVSQLDRLDLSFNKIKSLQNTDFIAVPKLSYLELSGNQISLISAKSLAPLKSLLHLKLNGNRLGESPASLRALEACVALKELDLHANGIKGPLRNTTLPAIRGLEILYLNKNSISSVHNGALEAYPYLQMLSLRNNQIDVLQDHAFSGLASLQVLDLGHNGIVTISGASLKHLPRLIILDLTHNFLRVLTADVVAPLPALKELRLDGNDISLIAESALVNATQLHSLSLENNPLVCDCTMKPFLQWLAGSRIASQDILGAICATPPHLEGAGLLQLAPDTLSCDNGKVRGDASSDEDTFKTIEVMLKLKNNASYVRDIGQEVKLRGVNFTDESDVFLYWLLGTDDYSCRFVYVFHDDDPETILFNSEVSCVVKPEEQTTMEYIYSTKLNGAYDLQSDASYKFCLILKEDISKDEYLGACEVATLPPPHLNPTKRKSIKKELQISTRQTNESDISDLGRMANSFRHDDQNRDELLKDNGNDDEEDQDGDGSDGDEEEDADDSDGDIGEYDGTDEMPANHVREDSDFRRFRLAEAEAARLPSVHGGRVLLEGLGTIIIITSLVAFVWGYLRYRGKNRGLPSMSTCYTVDDRRRTAHQDVESRSRYFKLQATTSL; translated from the exons ATGACGGCAGGCGTCGCAGGCGGAGGATCCAGTGGTAAGCAGACGCGCCGGGAAGCGGTCTCCACCACTAGTCAGCCATCAACGTCAACTTCAGCGTACCAAAGCCCATCGTCGGGAACCCAACAGCAGTTGTTTAGCATAAGAAATAGCAGTAGTACTACTAACACCAATGCCAAGCCCACGAGCGGAGGAACCGTCGTAGGGAGCACCAATAACCAAAGGCAAGACGACACGTCGCGTGATGCAAAAGATGCGTTCAGCGCTTGGTCGACGGCAAAGTTCGTCAACAAACCGAACTACGACCGAAAGGCACTGGACAAGCGATTCGGCGGAACCCTGACGATGCCCGATCTCAGCGATTGGCAGTGTCCGAGCGTGGCGAGCAGTGATAGCCTCGAGTGTAGCTGCGATCTACCGCACACCCTGCGCTGTAGTGGCGATCTGCACGGTCTTGAGGTAATAGCGGACAGTTTGCGACGATCGCCTTACTCAGTTTCGCTGCTCGATTGCACGCTGAAGAACGTCACCACCATCAGCGATGCGAACATCTTCCAGAACGTCTCACTCCAGGGGCTCGTCATATCGTCCGGCGAGATCAAGCGCGTGCATCGGCTTGCGTTCGCTGGCATTCGAATGCCACTGCAAGCGCTCGGATTGCCGAACAACGCGCTGGCAAGTGTTCCGATGCAGTCACTCGGGTCGGTGTCCCAGCTCGACCGGTTGGATCTGTCCTTTAACAAGATAAAATCGTTACAAAACACCGACTTCATCGCTGTGCCTAAGCTGTCCTACTTGGAGCTGAGCGGGAATCAAATTTCACTCATAAGTGCCAAGAGTTTGGCCCCGCTTAAGAGTCTGCTGCACCTGAAGCTGAACGGAAATCGGTTGGGTGAATCACCGGCAAGTTTACGCGCACTCGAAGCATGTGTGGCGCTTAAGGAACTCGATCTACACGCGAACGGCATCAAGGGACCGCTGCGCAATACCACACTACCGGCCATTCGCGGGCTGGAGATCCTctatttgaacaaaaactcCATCTCGAGCGTTCACAATGGGGCACTGGAGGCTTATCCCTACCTGCAAATGCTATCGTTGCGCAACAACCAGATCGATGTGCTGCAGGATCATGCATTTTCTGGTCTCGCTTCACTGCAGGTGCTCGACCTGGGACACAACGGGATTGTCACCATATCCGGCGCGTCGTTGAAGCACCTCCCCCGGTTGATCATACTCGATCTAACGCACAATTTCCTTCGCGTCCTAACGGCGGACGTCGTTGCACCGCTGCCCGCTCTCAAGGAGCTCCGCTTGGACGGGAACGATATTTCACTGATCGCCGAGAGTGCGCTGGTCAACGCGACCCAACTGCACAGCCTGTCGCTCGAGAACAACCCGCTGGTGTGCGATTGTACGATGAAACCGTTCCTGCAGTGGCTGGCCGGGTCGCGAATCGCATCCCAGGACATTCTTGGTGCGATCTGTGCAACGCCGCCACACCTGGAAGGGGCCGGTCTGCTTCAGTTAGCCCCGGATACACTGAGCTGTGACAATGGCAAAGTACGGGGAGACGCAAGTAGCGATGAGGATACATTTAAAACGATCGAAGTGATGCTGAAGTTGAAGAACAACGCCTCGTACGTGCGGGACATCGGGCAGGAGGTGAAACTGCGGGGCGTTAATTTTACCGACGAAAGCGATGTGTTCCTTTACTGGCTGCTCGGGACGGACGATTACTCGTGTCGCTTCGTGTACGTGTTTCACGATGATGATCCGGAAACTATTCTGTTCAACTCGGAG gtTTCGTGTGTGGTCAAACCGGAAGAGCAAACAACAATGGAGTATATTTACAGCACCAAGCTCAACGGGGCTTACGATTTGCAAAGCGATGCTAG CTACAAATTCTGTTTGATCCTGAAAGAAGACATATCTAAGGATGAATACTTGGGAGCCTGTGAGGTAGCGACACTACCGCCACCCCATCTGAATCCAACCAAGCGTAAGTCTATTAAGAAAGAACTTCAGATCAGCACACGCCAGACGAACGAATCGGACATTTCCGATCTGGGTCGCATGGCGAACTCTTTCCGCCACGACGATCAGAATCGAGATGAGCTGCTGAAAGACAACGgaaatgatgatgaagagGACCAGGATGGGGACGGCAGCGATGGCGACGAAGAGGAGGATGCCGACGACAGTGATGGGGACATAGGAGAGTACGATGGCACCGACGAGATGCCGGCCAACCACGTCCGAGAGGATTCAGACTTTCGGCGTTTCCGGTTGGCCGAGGCGGAAGCAGCTCGCCTCCCGTCGGTGCACGGAGGACGCGTGCTGCTCGAGGGCTTGGGTACGATCATTATTATCACCAGTTTGGTGGCGTTCGTGTGGGGGTACCTTCGGTATAGAGGGAAAAATCGAGGGTTGCCCTCGATGAGCACGTGCTACACGGTCGACGACCGGAGGCGAACGGCTCACCAGGATGTGGAAAGCCGTAGCCGATACTTTAAACTGCAAGCCACCACAAGCCTCTAG
- the LOC131281404 gene encoding uncharacterized protein LOC131281404 codes for MIIFLYLILVLAWALLIIILKCKKARAKRLAEQEEMTQQVHVVQIGSNLYDIMSLHRDNYSGVYSCMEHGTIAQHRQRSSASVTHSNAAFVGDDGAIYPGNSLALEPPPSYEEVIRLPAYYPKVETFIPEMVVPPPATARPQTTAVHQPTLHRSTTSHAQTDRSQTTSTPLTGTPEQLASSGRLTEPMDANGNRVKVILTTNDAPDTAPGQIAIS; via the exons ATGATCATATTCCTCTACCTAATCCTGGTACTGGCCTGGGCGTTGCTTATCATCATTCTCAAGTGCAAAAAAGCACGGGCCAAGCGGTTGGCCGAGCAGGAAGAAATGACGCAGCAGGTACACGTGGTGCAGATCGGCTCGAACCTCTACGACATCATGTCACTGCATCGGGACAACTATAGCGGGGTGTACAGCTGCATGGAGCACGGCACGATCGCGCAACATCGGCAGCGTTCTTCGGCCAGCGTTACCCACTCGAATGCGGCCTTCGTCGGTGACGATGGTGCCATCTATCCTGGCAACAGTTTGG CCCTGGAACCTCCACCGTCGTACGAGGAAGTGATACGACTTCCGGCCTACTATCCGAAAGTGGAAACATTTATACCGGAAATGGTTGTGCCACCACCGGCCACAGCTCGACCCCAAACGACAGCCGTCCATCAGCCCACACTGCATCGATCTACAACCAGTCACGCTCAGACGGATCGCAGCCAGACGACATCCACGCCGTTAACGGGAACGCCGGAACAACTGGCCAGCAGTGGCCGGTTGACCGAACCGATGGACGCAAATGGAAACCGCGTCAAAGTCATCCTCACCACAAATGACGCACCGGATACGGCTCCCGGTCAGATCGCGATTTCCTAA